One Aquarana catesbeiana isolate 2022-GZ linkage group LG04, ASM4218655v1, whole genome shotgun sequence genomic region harbors:
- the TRIM59 gene encoding tripartite motif-containing protein 59 — MDHLIEDLTCSVCFNIYDDPRILKCSHTFCKNCLENINRSSDSYVWRISVGRLKCPTCRGITDVSIGVHTLPINFALKSIVEKFKNNNQFSVRTCPEHQGKQLKLFCLKDRKLICDQCCDIGQHRNHPSEELERAYRKERKTASKLLAVLREKNFTGVSTVIKALEEQLEECKTIIQEDKKEVFNFFDKTIEVLERKKQDLLAALNDLDQNIVAVYSPKIEAMKQIQDEELDLISLSSTTQDEDSPFEYLDNIHTIEKGMNALKKQQLCSVQAVQICPRVGQILKDQWIKTSIIDAHRQPTPKFEFRFNATRTTNFSFTWTLFVMLLFFSLMALLCLVYPEMLFKLTNWCENYFLKTMEPVLGCFGIQIFTVKSTSQRMTKTFLDFVSYLYSLPSTSFY; from the coding sequence ATGGACCATTTGATAGAAGACCTGACATGCTCAGTTTGTTTCAACATATATGATGACCCTCGGATTCTAAAATGCTCgcatacattttgcaaaaactgtTTGGAAAATATAAACAGGTCTTCTGATAGCTATGTTTGGAGAATTTCTGTAGGGAGGCTAAAATGTCCAACTTGCAGAGGGATTACAGATGTCTCAATAGGGGTTCATACTCTGCCTATAAATTTTGCCCTTAAATCTATTGTCGAAAAATTTAAAAACAACAACCAGTTCAGTGTTCGAACCTGTCCAGAGCATCAGGGAAAACAGTTGAAGTTGTTTTGTCTTAAAGATAGAAAATTAATCTGTGATCAGTGTTGTGACATAGGACAGCATCGGAACCACCCTTCTGAAGAACTAGAAAGAGCCTACAGAAAGGAACGAAAGACAGCTTCTAAACTGTTGGCTGTTCTCCGTGAGAAAAATTTCACAGGTGTATCCACTGTCATCAAAGCACTAGAAGAACAGCTGGAGGAATGCAAAACAATTATACAAGAAGATAAGAAGGAGGTTTTCAACTTTTTTGATAAAACAATTGAGGTGTTAGAGCGAAAGAAACAAGATCTTCTTGCAGCCCTAAACGATCTTGACCAAAACATAGTTGCTGTTTATTCTCCAAAAATAGAGGCAATGAAACAAATACAAGATGAAGAACTGGATCTTATATCTTTGAGCAGTACCACACAAGATGAAGATTCTCCTTTTGAATATTTAGACAATATCCACACCATAGAAAAAGGGATGAATGCTTTAAAAAAGCAACAGCTATGTTCTGTTCAGGCTGTTCAAATCTGTCCCAGGGTTGGGCAGATATTAAAGGATCAGTGGATTAAAACCAGCATTATTGATGCACATAGACAGCCCACTCCAAAATTTGAATTCAGGTTCAATGCCACACGTACTACTAACTTTTCATTCACATGGACTTTATTTGtgatgcttttatttttttctctaatgGCATTGCTTTGTTTGGTCTATCCGGAAATGCTGTTTAAATTAACAAATTGGTGTGAAAACTACTTTTTGAAAACTATGGAACCAGTTCTTGGATGTTTTGGGATTCAGATCTTTACAGTCAAGTCAACTTCCCAGAGAATGACAAAAACATTTCTTGACTTTGTTTCCTACTTATATTCTTTACCCAGTACATCCTTTTATTGA